One genomic window of Sphingobacterium oryzagri includes the following:
- a CDS encoding response regulator, whose amino-acid sequence MAKKILIIEDNFEIREGTAEVLSLTGDYEILTAADGKVGVDLAIKNKPDLILCDIMMPELDGYGVLYMLSKNELTADIPFVFLTAKSERADLRKAMEMGADDYLTKPFDDIELLNAIESRFRKREKLVGHSSSRGSLHLSEEEQNYLLQDLVKDSRIKVFKKKQSIYEAGDSPIFVYFLIKGKVRSFLFYQDGRELSTDIHIHDTFFGYETVLLNEKYSDNAASLEDSEIALIPKERFFELLYNKPMIASKFIKLLSGNVREKEEQMLGFAYDTVRKRVANALVNVAEKTVAVEGDDEVVIRISRDDLAALAGTANETISRMLADFKDERLITKEGNAIRIFSIAKLKGVRF is encoded by the coding sequence ATGGCAAAGAAAATATTGATTATTGAAGATAATTTCGAGATTCGTGAGGGTACGGCAGAGGTGCTTTCGCTTACGGGTGATTACGAAATTTTGACAGCCGCCGATGGTAAAGTCGGTGTCGATCTGGCGATTAAAAACAAACCGGATCTTATCTTGTGTGATATCATGATGCCCGAACTGGACGGTTATGGGGTGTTGTACATGCTCAGTAAAAATGAGCTGACGGCGGATATTCCTTTTGTGTTTTTAACCGCAAAATCCGAAAGAGCTGACTTGCGCAAAGCCATGGAAATGGGAGCAGATGATTACCTAACCAAGCCGTTTGACGATATCGAGCTTTTGAATGCCATCGAAAGTCGGTTTCGTAAGCGCGAAAAGTTGGTCGGACATTCCAGTTCTAGAGGTAGTCTGCATCTCAGTGAAGAAGAGCAAAACTATCTTTTGCAAGACTTGGTTAAAGACTCGCGTATTAAGGTTTTCAAGAAGAAACAGTCGATATATGAAGCCGGAGATTCGCCTATTTTCGTGTATTTTCTGATCAAGGGAAAGGTGCGCAGCTTCTTATTTTACCAGGATGGTCGTGAGTTATCTACCGATATCCATATCCACGACACGTTTTTTGGATATGAAACGGTACTTTTAAATGAAAAATATAGTGACAACGCGGCTTCTTTGGAAGATTCTGAAATTGCGTTGATTCCGAAAGAGCGTTTTTTCGAGCTTCTTTATAACAAACCGATGATCGCCAGCAAATTTATTAAGCTGCTCTCGGGCAACGTTCGCGAAAAAGAAGAACAAATGCTGGGCTTTGCTTATGATACGGTTAGAAAGCGGGTGGCAAACGCATTGGTTAACGTTGCAGAGAAGACGGTGGCTGTGGAGGGTGACGACGAGGTCGTGATTCGCATCTCGCGCGATGATCTTGCTGCGCTTGCAGGTACAGCAAACGAAACCATAAGCCGCATGCTTGCTGACTTTAAGGATGAGCGATTGATAACCAAAGAAGGTAACGCGATACGGATTTTCTCTATCGCGAAATTAAAAGGCGTCAGATTCTAA
- a CDS encoding PAS domain-containing sensor histidine kinase produces MDSVKLLEAIIDNAIDGIITIDSRGTVESINPAASALFGYEPSEVIGNNISLLMPEPDRGRHDGYIENYQETGVKKIIGIGREVKGLKKDGTTFPFRLAVSEVHYKSKNIFTGFIHDLTKERAAEDELRKHAIELEEKVRERTKDLIKLVSELEKAKSDVSLSLEKEKELNQMKSRFVSMASHEFRTPLSSVQLSASLIEKYVERPDFQNVIKHTNRIRGSVQLLNNILNDFLSLEKLEAGKVLVNKSDINLVQLAEEITEEMQMICKKNQHIVYQHTGDVGMFYLDSHLIKSSIINLVSNAIKYSGEDTFIEFSTEIKDDTCVICIRDNGIGIPVEDQKNLFEPFFRAHNTGNIPGTGLGLNIVKRYVELMGGLMEYRSAINEGALFKMTFDQ; encoded by the coding sequence ATCGATTCCGTCAAGCTGCTCGAGGCGATTATTGATAATGCCATCGATGGTATCATTACCATTGATAGCCGTGGCACAGTAGAGTCTATAAACCCTGCTGCTTCGGCTTTATTTGGCTATGAACCTTCGGAAGTGATCGGCAATAATATTTCGTTGCTGATGCCCGAGCCTGATCGTGGGCGGCATGACGGCTACATCGAAAATTACCAGGAAACTGGTGTTAAGAAAATTATTGGCATCGGACGGGAGGTTAAAGGCTTAAAAAAAGATGGCACGACTTTTCCTTTCCGCCTGGCTGTCAGTGAGGTGCATTACAAAAGCAAAAACATATTTACCGGTTTTATCCACGATCTGACCAAAGAGCGTGCTGCAGAAGATGAACTGCGTAAACATGCAATAGAGCTGGAAGAGAAAGTGCGTGAGCGCACAAAAGATTTGATTAAACTGGTATCCGAATTGGAAAAGGCAAAGTCGGATGTGAGTTTGTCGCTCGAAAAGGAGAAAGAACTCAACCAGATGAAATCGCGTTTTGTGTCGATGGCTTCGCACGAGTTTCGTACACCGCTCAGTTCGGTACAACTTTCGGCTTCCTTGATTGAGAAGTACGTGGAAAGACCCGACTTTCAAAATGTAATCAAGCACACCAACCGCATTCGTGGCTCGGTGCAATTATTAAATAACATTCTGAACGATTTCCTTTCGCTGGAAAAGTTGGAAGCTGGAAAAGTATTGGTCAACAAATCGGATATCAACTTGGTGCAACTCGCGGAGGAAATTACGGAGGAGATGCAAATGATCTGTAAAAAAAACCAACATATCGTGTATCAGCATACCGGTGATGTGGGGATGTTTTACCTGGATAGCCATCTCATCAAGAGCAGTATAATCAATTTGGTGTCTAATGCAATTAAATACTCTGGCGAAGACACCTTTATTGAGTTCTCGACAGAGATTAAAGATGATACCTGCGTAATTTGTATTCGCGATAATGGTATTGGTATTCCGGTAGAAGACCAAAAGAATTTATTCGAACCGTTCTTTAGAGCGCACAATACGGGGAATATTCCGGGAACTGGTTTGGGGTTAAATATTGTGAAGCGGTATGTAGAATTGATGGGGGGCTTGATGGAATATCGTTCGGCGATAAACGAAGGTGCGCTATTCAAGATGACTTTCGATCAATAG